A single window of uncultured Methanospirillum sp. DNA harbors:
- the glgP gene encoding alpha-glucan family phosphorylase, producing MIGIRWIDFDHIPDRLSGLIDLSYNLWSSWHPEAQMLFKNLNKQGWKESIHNPVLMLQQLPPEILDEGSGNPEYTNQYDAVIAKFQRYMLAKNQWFTEYYSEHQRHKIAYFSAEYGLQHSLPFYAGGLGFLAGDHLKECSDLGVPLVAIGFMYADGYLHQRVRSDGWQEDVEEKIDRDNAPIKRVLNKDGEQLVLQVPFITPQIHFSIWRVDIGRVILYLIDTEIEQNPPHLRNISSRLYSSINEMRLLQEIVLGVGGTHLLQELGVQYSAIHLNEGHASFALVERFRQKVEGGLDPVDAWRHVKETSLFTTHTPVPAGHDKFPHWMVDKYFSQYYGAITMSREEFLKAGTHQEDPPDMFNMAAFALRLSAYSNGVSAKHGEVARKMWHFLWPEVKLDDVPIGSITNGVHVPTWMNPRLIQLINRYLSPICPDWLDHHDKDYVWALIDRIPDAKLWELHYGLKIKLINRILQFKRRDWMKYQADCANVVAGGALIDPNTLTIGFARRFSTYKRADLIFRDLDRIKKILNNPWKPVQIIFAGKAHPADDEGKRILQRIYQYAQQPEFGGRIAFIEDYGEQIAKYLVQGVDIWMNNPVPPLEASGTSGMKAAVNGVLNLSIGDGWWLEGYNKKNGWIFGGNPKNNNGDRDWEDAIELYDLLENEIVPLYYDAGLDGVPHAWVQMMKESIKSNTPQFSARRMVKEYVHKYYIPAISCTECNAPFEPFD from the coding sequence ATGATAGGCATTCGATGGATCGATTTTGATCATATTCCTGACCGGTTATCCGGACTGATTGACCTGTCCTATAATCTCTGGTCATCCTGGCATCCGGAAGCCCAGATGCTGTTTAAAAACCTGAACAAGCAGGGCTGGAAGGAGAGTATTCATAACCCGGTACTGATGCTGCAGCAGCTTCCCCCTGAAATTCTTGATGAAGGGAGCGGGAATCCCGAGTACACCAACCAGTACGATGCAGTCATCGCAAAGTTCCAGCGATACATGCTCGCAAAAAACCAGTGGTTTACCGAGTATTACTCTGAGCACCAGCGCCACAAGATCGCATACTTCTCCGCAGAGTACGGACTACAGCACTCACTCCCGTTCTATGCAGGAGGGCTGGGTTTTCTTGCAGGTGACCACCTGAAAGAATGCAGCGATCTCGGTGTCCCACTCGTTGCTATCGGATTCATGTACGCTGACGGGTATCTTCACCAGCGGGTCAGGAGCGATGGGTGGCAGGAGGATGTTGAAGAGAAAATAGATCGGGACAATGCCCCTATTAAACGTGTCCTCAATAAAGACGGGGAACAACTCGTCCTTCAGGTTCCGTTCATAACGCCGCAGATCCACTTCTCAATCTGGCGTGTAGATATCGGAAGGGTCATCCTCTATCTTATTGACACCGAGATCGAACAGAATCCTCCACACCTGCGCAATATCAGCAGCAGGTTGTACAGTAGTATCAACGAGATGCGACTTCTTCAGGAGATCGTGCTTGGGGTTGGCGGTACTCATCTGCTTCAGGAACTGGGAGTTCAGTACTCGGCCATTCACCTGAACGAAGGGCATGCATCATTCGCCCTTGTTGAGCGGTTCAGGCAGAAGGTCGAAGGAGGGCTTGACCCTGTCGATGCATGGCGGCACGTAAAAGAGACATCCCTCTTTACCACACATACACCGGTCCCAGCCGGACATGACAAGTTTCCCCACTGGATGGTTGACAAGTACTTCAGTCAGTATTACGGCGCCATTACGATGTCACGCGAAGAGTTCCTGAAGGCAGGAACTCACCAGGAAGACCCGCCTGACATGTTCAACATGGCTGCGTTCGCACTCAGATTGTCTGCCTACTCGAACGGAGTGAGTGCAAAGCATGGCGAAGTAGCACGGAAGATGTGGCACTTCCTCTGGCCCGAGGTGAAGCTCGACGACGTTCCGATCGGATCGATCACGAACGGGGTTCATGTTCCGACCTGGATGAATCCACGTCTGATCCAGTTGATCAACAGGTATCTCTCACCGATATGTCCGGACTGGCTCGACCATCATGACAAGGATTACGTCTGGGCACTCATCGACCGGATTCCTGATGCAAAACTCTGGGAACTCCATTATGGCCTGAAGATTAAACTGATAAACCGTATCCTCCAGTTCAAGCGGCGTGACTGGATGAAATACCAGGCAGACTGTGCAAACGTCGTTGCCGGAGGAGCCCTTATAGACCCGAACACACTTACCATCGGGTTTGCACGCCGGTTCTCAACATACAAACGGGCGGACCTCATCTTCAGGGATCTCGACAGGATCAAAAAGATCCTGAACAACCCCTGGAAACCGGTGCAGATCATCTTTGCAGGAAAAGCCCATCCTGCCGATGATGAAGGAAAGCGGATCCTGCAGCGTATCTACCAGTACGCACAGCAGCCTGAGTTTGGCGGAAGAATAGCCTTCATTGAAGATTACGGCGAACAGATCGCCAAGTACCTTGTCCAGGGCGTGGACATCTGGATGAACAACCCGGTGCCACCCCTTGAGGCAAGTGGGACGAGCGGGATGAAGGCAGCAGTAAACGGGGTGCTCAACCTCTCCATCGGAGATGGCTGGTGGCTTGAGGGGTATAACAAGAAGAACGGGTGGATATTTGGTGGTAATCCAAAGAATAACAACGGAGATCGTGACTGGGAGGATGCCATCGAACTCTACGACCTGCTGGAGAACGAGATTGTACCACTCTACTACGACGCAGGCCTTGACGGGGTGCCCCATGCCTGGGTTCAGATGATGAAAGAGTCAATAAAGAGCAACACGCCCCAGTTTTCAGCACGGAGAATGGTCAAGGAGTACGTGCATAAGTATTACATCCCTGCGATCTCCTGCACGGAATGTAATGCCCCGTTCGAACCCTTCGACTAA
- a CDS encoding Lrp/AsnC family transcriptional regulator: MTGSEEDAFRLIATQPDGVLQSELWKMLGVDSRKCSRIVKKLLDTNRVERIEYRQEGIKTFRLIAKKGPVDPRCLLAGEELIPCIACDLECSVNECNLLLDWMYQLAISDVEVETPEEDEEA, from the coding sequence ATGACCGGATCTGAAGAAGACGCTTTCAGGTTGATCGCAACGCAGCCTGACGGTGTTCTGCAGAGTGAACTCTGGAAGATGCTGGGAGTAGACAGCCGGAAATGCTCCCGTATCGTTAAAAAACTCCTTGACACCAACCGGGTTGAGAGGATCGAGTACAGACAGGAAGGAATCAAGACATTCCGTCTTATTGCCAAGAAAGGTCCGGTGGATCCCCGCTGCCTTCTGGCAGGTGAAGAGTTGATCCCCTGTATTGCCTGCGATCTGGAATGCTCGGTGAACGAGTGTAATCTGCTCCTCGACTGGATGTATCAGCTTGCCATCTCTGATGTGGAAGTTGAGACTCCTGAAGAGGACGAAGAAGCGTAA
- a CDS encoding class 1 fructose-bisphosphatase gives MVYLQKYLEDCGCDPDLVQLIRLISRQMEPIRKAFFDNQFYEHTLNASGEVQAALDKWSDAHLIKVIGESGYVREIASEEQEDIIRFEDSRREYAMVMDPLDGSSLISTNLTVGTIVGIYESGGVMQKGRNLKAACYTLFGPLTVLVVSVGKGVQSFAWDPQSEHYYLLKDSFIIPEGKIYGTGGVRNEYIPAHEKVIDYFDDEGFKIRYSGSFVADCHQLLVYGGIYTYPALKKSPNGKLRLLFEANPLGYIITQAGGAITDGNQCPLDVQPEKVHQRIPIYIGSAGVISKIEEIYRNQ, from the coding sequence ATGGTCTATCTTCAAAAATATCTCGAAGATTGTGGCTGTGATCCCGATCTTGTCCAACTCATCCGTCTCATCTCACGCCAGATGGAACCTATCAGGAAGGCGTTTTTCGATAACCAGTTTTATGAGCATACTCTGAACGCTTCTGGCGAAGTCCAGGCAGCTCTTGACAAATGGTCTGATGCCCATCTGATCAAGGTCATCGGCGAGTCCGGATATGTCCGGGAGATCGCGTCAGAAGAACAGGAGGATATCATCAGGTTTGAGGACTCCAGGCGTGAGTATGCGATGGTGATGGACCCGCTCGACGGTTCATCGCTCATCTCCACGAACCTCACCGTCGGAACGATCGTAGGCATCTACGAGAGTGGCGGTGTTATGCAGAAAGGGAGAAATCTCAAGGCTGCATGTTACACCCTCTTCGGTCCGCTGACTGTTCTGGTCGTCTCTGTCGGGAAAGGTGTACAGAGTTTTGCTTGGGATCCCCAGTCTGAACATTATTACCTCCTGAAAGACTCGTTTATCATCCCTGAAGGGAAGATCTACGGGACGGGAGGAGTCAGGAACGAGTATATTCCTGCCCATGAGAAGGTCATCGATTACTTTGATGACGAAGGGTTCAAGATCCGGTACTCAGGCTCATTTGTTGCCGACTGTCATCAGCTCCTTGTGTACGGGGGTATCTACACCTATCCTGCCCTGAAAAAGAGTCCTAACGGAAAGCTTCGCCTGCTCTTTGAAGCAAATCCGCTAGGATATATCATCACACAGGCAGGCGGTGCTATAACCGACGGAAATCAGTGTCCTCTTGATGTCCAGCCTGAAAAAGTCCATCAGCGGATACCGATCTATATCGGGAGTGCGGGAGTCATCAGTAAGATCGAAGAGATCTACAGGAATCAGTAA
- the xerA gene encoding site-specific tyrosine recombinase/integron integrase, which translates to MNSGYFSEWIPRFIQYLKMRNYSAKTLISYDQTLTRFGHYIWLTRNSRAAITPESFQKHPVRLETEVEVSAIQITDYLSFLTQSREYHATTLNRILSSLSSFYRFMIMQDVLVANPVPRIDRPRVKDVELRYLKHSQVIRLLRSIPDSRDRLIVRIIYATGVRVSELCSINVEDIDIDDQMIRVSGKGGKIRMVFVDQETLDEIDLMVADRLTGPLFFGQQGHHISPRTIQHIFRKYAPEGITPHKIRHSYASELYRRSKNLRVVQENLGHASIKTTEVYLHTDLDERRRVYHDYFPLSAPERE; encoded by the coding sequence GTGAATTCAGGATATTTTTCAGAATGGATTCCCCGGTTTATCCAGTATCTGAAAATGCGCAATTATTCGGCAAAAACACTGATCAGTTATGACCAGACCCTGACACGGTTTGGTCACTACATCTGGCTGACCAGAAACAGCCGTGCTGCCATCACACCTGAATCATTCCAGAAGCACCCGGTACGGCTGGAGACCGAGGTGGAGGTGAGTGCGATCCAGATTACTGATTACCTCTCGTTCCTTACACAGAGCAGGGAGTACCATGCCACCACTCTCAACAGGATCCTCTCCTCTCTCTCCTCCTTCTACCGGTTCATGATCATGCAGGACGTACTTGTTGCAAACCCGGTACCCCGCATCGACCGGCCACGGGTGAAGGATGTTGAACTCAGATACCTCAAACACAGCCAGGTGATAAGGCTGCTCAGATCGATCCCTGATTCACGTGACAGGCTGATCGTCAGGATCATCTATGCAACAGGGGTTCGTGTCTCTGAGCTCTGCTCCATCAATGTCGAAGACATCGACATCGATGACCAGATGATCAGGGTGAGCGGAAAAGGAGGGAAGATAAGAATGGTGTTTGTCGACCAGGAGACACTCGATGAGATCGATCTCATGGTTGCAGACCGCCTCACCGGTCCGCTCTTCTTCGGTCAGCAGGGACATCACATCTCACCACGAACTATCCAGCATATCTTCAGGAAGTATGCCCCGGAAGGGATCACCCCTCACAAGATCAGGCACAGTTACGCAAGTGAACTCTACCGGAGATCAAAAAATCTCAGGGTAGTTCAGGAGAACCTTGGCCATGCATCGATCAAGACAACCGAGGTATACCTTCATACCGACCTTGATGAGCGGCGCAGAGTCTACCATGACTACTTCCCCCTCTCTGCTCCGGAGCGTGAGTAG
- a CDS encoding PAS domain S-box protein — translation MVSLLLIDSDPSFCSDIDREFKKYPDYTLQIVSSSSEACQIADLHQSGIIISGCSMSESLEILREVREFGEAIPFIILTTKGEEGGMIEAISAGADLVLPKGEPGKLCQALSTAINRMIQRENAQTKKISSSYDDDKISVEPNNTRYFFEALKDTIPLPFFCRDISGVYNDCNTAFEELIGLSKNDIIGKTNHDLFPSDLADHYGYMDELIIKHPYIQQYEYNFSLTQGKNIDVLISKNVLRDEKGAVCGIIGIIYDISDRKMFEQIVYASEEKYRTLADYTYDWEAWINPEGVYQYVSPSCERITGYQPEEFLSDPDLVIDITHRDDKEKIRCHYQGGFSPETGACQMDYRIITRSGEERWISHICQSVFRDDRTWIGRRESKRDITFRKEIEKAYQQTNLKLSLLSSITRHDVLNQLSVLIGFTDMALEMNTDTEISIMLRRVMAAAETISNQISFTRTYQDIGLQEPAWQQVCDVIHKASDGISFAAVETDKTLRRLEVFADPLLEKVFFCLLDNSERHGKSVSTCRFSCREEDESLVIVYEDNGVGIDSHEKMRIFERGYGKNTGYGLFLAKEILAMSGVTITETGISGEGVRFEIRFLPGFFRRDAGLTR, via the coding sequence TTGGTCTCATTACTTCTTATTGATTCAGATCCATCTTTTTGTTCTGATATCGATAGAGAATTTAAAAAATATCCAGATTATACCCTCCAGATTGTTTCATCCAGCAGTGAAGCATGTCAGATTGCAGATCTTCACCAGAGCGGGATCATCATATCAGGCTGCAGCATGAGCGAGAGCCTTGAGATCTTGAGAGAGGTCAGGGAGTTTGGAGAGGCTATCCCGTTCATTATCCTGACCACAAAAGGCGAGGAAGGAGGAATGATAGAGGCGATCAGCGCAGGTGCTGATCTTGTCCTCCCGAAGGGTGAGCCCGGGAAACTCTGTCAGGCCTTATCAACTGCAATCAACAGGATGATTCAGAGAGAAAACGCACAGACAAAGAAAATTTCCTCCTCATATGACGATGATAAGATTTCAGTGGAACCAAATAATACAAGATATTTTTTTGAGGCTCTCAAAGATACAATTCCTTTGCCATTCTTCTGCCGGGATATCAGTGGAGTCTACAATGACTGCAACACGGCATTTGAAGAACTTATCGGGCTTTCCAAGAATGATATCATCGGAAAAACAAATCATGACCTCTTTCCATCCGATCTAGCAGACCATTATGGGTACATGGACGAACTCATCATAAAGCACCCTTATATCCAGCAGTATGAGTATAATTTCTCACTCACTCAGGGGAAGAATATTGACGTGCTCATCTCAAAAAATGTCCTTCGTGATGAGAAAGGGGCAGTGTGCGGGATCATCGGGATCATCTACGATATCAGTGATCGCAAGATGTTTGAGCAGATCGTCTATGCAAGCGAGGAGAAGTACCGGACACTCGCCGATTACACGTATGACTGGGAGGCATGGATCAATCCCGAAGGCGTGTACCAGTATGTCTCCCCATCATGTGAACGGATAACCGGATACCAGCCTGAAGAGTTCCTTTCAGATCCTGACCTTGTGATAGACATCACCCATCGGGATGACAAGGAGAAGATCAGGTGCCATTATCAGGGTGGATTCAGCCCGGAAACCGGGGCCTGCCAGATGGATTACCGGATCATCACCAGATCAGGAGAAGAACGCTGGATAAGCCACATCTGCCAGTCGGTATTCAGGGATGACAGAACCTGGATCGGGCGTCGAGAAAGCAAGCGTGACATCACATTCAGAAAAGAGATCGAGAAGGCCTATCAGCAGACAAACCTGAAACTGAGTCTCCTTTCAAGTATCACGAGGCACGATGTATTAAATCAGCTCTCTGTCCTTATCGGGTTCACAGATATGGCACTTGAGATGAACACAGATACAGAGATCAGTATCATGCTACGACGGGTAATGGCAGCGGCAGAGACGATTTCAAACCAGATATCCTTTACCAGGACCTATCAGGATATCGGCTTACAGGAACCGGCATGGCAGCAGGTGTGCGATGTGATCCATAAGGCTTCAGATGGAATATCTTTCGCGGCTGTTGAGACTGACAAGACTCTTCGCAGACTTGAGGTGTTTGCAGATCCGCTTCTTGAGAAGGTCTTCTTCTGTCTGCTTGATAACTCGGAGAGGCATGGAAAAAGCGTCTCCACATGCCGGTTCTCGTGCAGAGAGGAGGATGAATCTCTGGTTATTGTGTACGAGGACAACGGGGTAGGAATTGACTCTCATGAGAAGATGAGGATCTTTGAGCGGGGTTATGGGAAGAACACCGGGTACGGGCTCTTCCTTGCCAAAGAGATCCTTGCAATGTCTGGCGTAACAATCACAGAGACAGGAATCAGTGGAGAAGGAGTCAGATTTGAGATCAGGTTTCTACCCGGATTTTTCAGAAGAGATGCAGGCCTGACTCGTTAA
- a CDS encoding LSM domain-containing protein, with protein sequence MVSSIVLPIKKVFSLVDSTISVEMKDEGRTFQGTLVAVDEYLNLHLEDSVETTDAANKRDLGTLVIRGNNILSIAPVA encoded by the coding sequence ATGGTTAGCAGCATTGTCCTTCCAATAAAAAAGGTATTTTCTCTCGTTGACAGTACCATTTCAGTGGAGATGAAAGACGAAGGACGGACCTTCCAGGGCACGCTGGTCGCCGTTGATGAGTATCTGAATCTGCACCTTGAAGATAGTGTTGAGACAACAGATGCAGCAAATAAGCGGGACCTTGGCACGCTCGTCATCCGGGGAAACAACATTCTCTCAATCGCACCTGTAGCATAA
- a CDS encoding rubredoxin, with translation MRCTICGHIYNPDTGDGEIQAGVDFAELPDTWKCPICMAEKSMFITV, from the coding sequence ATGAGATGCACGATATGCGGACATATTTATAATCCAGATACCGGAGACGGAGAGATACAGGCAGGTGTTGACTTTGCAGAACTGCCTGACACCTGGAAGTGCCCGATCTGTATGGCAGAAAAATCCATGTTCATCACAGTCTGA